Proteins from a single region of Aureibacter tunicatorum:
- the ilvC gene encoding ketol-acid reductoisomerase, whose product MANYFNTLPLREQLNQLGICEFMSKDEFNGVDALLGKKIVIVGCGAQGLNQGLNMRDSGLDISYALRQAAIDQKRASWQQATDNGFNVGSFEELIPSADLVINLTPDKQHTQVVNTVMPLMKEGAALSYSHGFNIVEEGMQIREDITVIMVAPKCPGTEVREEYKRGFGVPTLIAVHPENDPEGKGWDYAKAYCAATGGHRAGALKSSFVAEVKSDLMGEQTILCGLLQTGSILSFDKMVEKGIEPGYASKLIQNGWEVITEALKHGGITGMMDRLSNPAKIEAFNIAEELKGIMRPLFQKHQDDIMGGVFSSTMMEDWANDDKNLLTWRAATGETNFEKTPAAEIEIAEQEYFDNGLLMVSFVKAGVELAFETMTEAGIKAESAYYESLHETPLIANTIARKKLFEMNRVISDTAEYGCYLFDHACKPLLADFMTNVETNIIGRNFNEGRDNGVDNQELIAVNQEIRNHSIEAVGFTLRAAMTEMKSINVAEKEAALV is encoded by the coding sequence ATGGCTAATTATTTTAATACATTACCGCTTAGAGAGCAGTTGAACCAATTGGGAATCTGCGAATTCATGTCAAAAGACGAGTTCAATGGTGTTGACGCTTTGTTAGGAAAAAAGATTGTAATTGTTGGTTGTGGAGCTCAAGGTTTAAACCAAGGTTTAAACATGAGAGATTCTGGCCTTGACATCTCTTACGCTTTAAGACAAGCAGCTATCGATCAAAAAAGAGCTTCTTGGCAACAAGCTACTGACAACGGATTCAACGTTGGTTCATTTGAGGAATTGATTCCATCAGCTGACTTGGTGATCAACTTGACACCGGACAAACAGCACACTCAAGTGGTAAACACTGTTATGCCATTGATGAAAGAAGGAGCCGCGCTTTCCTACTCTCATGGTTTCAATATCGTGGAAGAAGGCATGCAAATCCGTGAAGATATCACTGTAATCATGGTTGCTCCAAAGTGCCCGGGTACTGAAGTAAGAGAAGAGTACAAAAGAGGGTTTGGTGTACCTACGTTAATTGCTGTTCACCCTGAAAACGATCCAGAAGGAAAAGGATGGGATTACGCTAAGGCTTACTGCGCAGCGACAGGTGGACACAGAGCTGGCGCTTTGAAATCATCTTTTGTAGCTGAAGTTAAGTCTGACCTTATGGGTGAGCAAACTATTCTTTGCGGATTGTTGCAAACAGGTTCTATCTTGTCATTCGACAAAATGGTAGAAAAAGGAATCGAGCCTGGATATGCTTCTAAATTAATCCAAAATGGTTGGGAAGTTATCACAGAAGCGCTTAAGCATGGTGGCATCACTGGTATGATGGATAGACTATCAAACCCTGCTAAAATCGAAGCATTCAATATAGCTGAAGAACTTAAAGGAATCATGCGTCCATTGTTCCAAAAGCACCAAGATGATATCATGGGAGGAGTATTCTCAAGCACGATGATGGAAGATTGGGCTAATGATGACAAAAACCTTTTGACTTGGAGAGCCGCTACTGGAGAAACTAACTTCGAAAAAACTCCAGCTGCTGAAATCGAAATCGCTGAGCAAGAATACTTCGATAACGGTCTTTTGATGGTTTCTTTCGTTAAAGCGGGGGTTGAGCTTGCTTTCGAAACTATGACTGAAGCAGGAATCAAGGCTGAATCAGCTTATTATGAGTCATTGCATGAAACTCCATTAATCGCCAACACAATCGCTAGAAAGAAATTATTTGAAATGAACAGAGTAATTTCTGATACTGCTGAGTACGGTTGCTATTTATTCGATCATGCTTGCAAGCCTCTATTGGCGGATTTCATGACTAATGTTGAAACGAATATCATCGGTCGCAACTTCAATGAAGGCAGAGACAATGGTGTTGACAACCAAGAGTTGATCGCTGTTAACCAAGAGATTAGAAATCATTCAATCGAAGCTGTTGGATTCACATTGAGAGCTGCGATGACAGAAATGAAGTCTATCAATGTAGCTGAAAAAGAAGCTGCTCTAGTTTAA